One genomic segment of Paenibacillus durus includes these proteins:
- a CDS encoding glycoside hydrolase family 66 protein, whose protein sequence is MRTKKAIAYFGVLLMLVQTSTIGYGRVGTASAAAADTPPEHRITKMIPSKARFAPGESAELILTLGQSAGWSGKLHLQIYQLNTLVAEGVKELTVQKDGSAGLKVDWTPPTGDFKGYMAKAWIEGAAADDYVTAAIDVSSDWTHFPRYGYVADFPKETAAESDAKLKELSQEYYLNAYQFYDWMWRHDVSVYSKTDKNGKPLLDANGRFITSPVDENSSYTDLLGRLLYPLTIKQSVSAAQKYGSAAMAYEMNYAARENYQDFGVKPEWGLYNKTATESRTPQKDQVGFNFDGVKPHPTALYLQDPGNPQWQSYITQQYVRAINDYGFDGIHLDQWGANDNDYLLGYDGTNRYYAKDFDKIINAAKDALKANNANKSNVTFNMVGGNKGYSAVPNPNTKTDFDYSEIWQDQDKYKDLQQVVGETREADGGKAMVIAGYMNYKQATGVHYDGSEAKSVPPLALDKDTILNFGQPNDTVSFDVDVPQSGETSLIYTYSNGGTGTSRAVYIDGARAADLNGGPARIYFSPTDNSSSYSQDGYFIVPHLDAGKHRVTLKMDEESGNGSINIRSLTLGYFNEPSLRLMDAGLAALGATHIEIGTAENFEEGPNMLAHEYYPNRSKKMLESTKESMKEYYKFNAAYENLLFDSKADPAASVGVEASGGRLATSSSGAQDTIWTTVRKNHSNTGFKRYDVLHLINLLNNDDNWRNAANEPILQNNLKVTYEIGITKEAAPNLKVYAASPDTNHGMPEELKYTWNGTRLIIDLPSLKYWTMIYIDKADSGGGTVSAEPSHLSSFTVLAYDKSYSDVAPNHWAYQAIRSLSEKHVINGMTDTTFVPSAKVTRAQFAALLARALHLQSTGQAPFQDVKAGAWYSSGVAAAYEAGIITGRGAGKFAPSEAITRQEMAVMLAKAFERAGGGDTANGQSLTFRDRGHIAAWALPAVQSVIGTGLMAGQADGHFAPVQTATRAEAAQAIANLLNKSVQ, encoded by the coding sequence ATGAGAACGAAAAAGGCAATAGCGTATTTCGGTGTGCTGCTCATGCTGGTTCAGACCTCTACAATCGGCTATGGCCGAGTCGGAACGGCTTCGGCTGCAGCTGCGGACACTCCGCCAGAACATAGAATCACGAAGATGATTCCTTCTAAGGCCCGATTTGCTCCGGGTGAATCCGCCGAACTCATTCTGACGCTGGGTCAATCTGCCGGCTGGAGCGGCAAGCTTCATCTGCAAATTTATCAATTGAACACCTTGGTGGCCGAAGGCGTAAAGGAATTGACGGTTCAGAAGGACGGAAGCGCCGGGCTCAAAGTGGATTGGACTCCGCCAACCGGAGATTTTAAAGGCTATATGGCCAAGGCTTGGATCGAAGGGGCGGCGGCTGATGATTATGTGACCGCGGCGATCGACGTTTCCAGTGATTGGACCCATTTTCCGAGATACGGCTATGTGGCCGATTTTCCGAAGGAGACGGCAGCCGAAAGCGATGCGAAACTCAAAGAGCTTTCCCAGGAGTATTATCTTAATGCCTACCAGTTCTATGACTGGATGTGGCGGCATGACGTATCCGTATACTCGAAGACCGACAAGAACGGAAAGCCGCTGCTTGATGCGAACGGACGCTTCATTACATCACCGGTCGATGAGAATTCGAGCTATACCGACCTGCTCGGGCGGCTCCTGTATCCGCTGACCATCAAGCAATCCGTATCGGCCGCTCAGAAGTACGGCTCCGCGGCTATGGCTTACGAAATGAACTATGCCGCGCGCGAGAATTATCAGGACTTTGGCGTCAAGCCGGAGTGGGGACTGTATAACAAAACAGCGACCGAATCCAGAACGCCGCAAAAGGATCAGGTCGGCTTTAATTTCGACGGAGTAAAGCCGCATCCGACGGCGCTTTATCTGCAGGACCCCGGCAATCCGCAGTGGCAGTCTTACATCACGCAGCAGTATGTCCGGGCCATCAACGATTACGGCTTTGACGGTATTCATTTGGATCAGTGGGGCGCAAACGACAATGATTATTTGCTTGGCTACGACGGAACCAACCGTTACTACGCGAAAGATTTTGATAAAATCATCAATGCGGCCAAAGACGCTCTTAAGGCGAACAATGCGAACAAAAGTAATGTTACCTTCAATATGGTCGGAGGCAATAAAGGCTACAGCGCGGTGCCGAATCCGAACACGAAGACCGACTTCGATTATAGCGAAATCTGGCAGGATCAGGACAAGTATAAGGATCTTCAGCAGGTCGTCGGTGAGACCCGCGAAGCCGACGGCGGCAAGGCGATGGTTATCGCAGGCTATATGAATTACAAGCAGGCGACCGGCGTTCATTATGACGGTTCCGAGGCGAAATCTGTGCCGCCTTTGGCCCTGGATAAAGATACAATATTGAACTTCGGACAGCCCAATGACACCGTATCATTCGATGTGGACGTGCCGCAATCAGGGGAAACTTCCTTGATCTACACCTATTCCAATGGAGGAACGGGGACAAGCCGGGCCGTGTATATTGACGGGGCAAGGGCGGCTGATTTGAACGGAGGGCCTGCCCGAATCTATTTCTCTCCAACGGATAACAGCAGCTCCTACAGCCAGGACGGATATTTTATCGTTCCGCATCTTGACGCAGGGAAGCACAGGGTAACACTCAAAATGGACGAGGAGAGCGGCAACGGCAGCATCAACATCAGAAGCCTGACATTAGGTTACTTCAATGAACCGTCACTGCGCCTGATGGACGCCGGACTCGCGGCTCTGGGAGCCACGCATATCGAGATCGGCACCGCCGAGAATTTCGAGGAAGGCCCGAATATGCTTGCCCATGAATACTATCCGAACCGAAGCAAGAAGATGCTGGAGTCGACGAAGGAATCCATGAAGGAGTATTACAAGTTCAACGCGGCTTATGAGAATCTGCTGTTTGACAGCAAGGCGGATCCTGCCGCATCGGTAGGCGTGGAAGCTAGCGGCGGCAGGCTTGCAACCAGCAGCAGCGGAGCTCAGGATACCATTTGGACCACCGTGCGGAAGAATCATTCGAATACCGGGTTTAAACGCTACGATGTACTGCACCTTATCAATCTGCTGAACAATGATGATAACTGGAGAAACGCCGCCAATGAGCCGATTCTGCAGAATAATCTTAAAGTGACTTATGAAATCGGAATAACGAAAGAGGCTGCGCCGAACCTAAAGGTATATGCCGCCAGCCCGGATACCAATCATGGCATGCCGGAGGAGCTGAAGTACACATGGAATGGAACCCGTCTCATAATTGATCTGCCATCATTAAAATATTGGACCATGATTTATATCGACAAAGCAGACAGCGGGGGCGGTACGGTGAGCGCAGAACCAAGCCATTTGAGCAGTTTTACCGTACTCGCTTACGATAAGTCCTATTCGGATGTCGCCCCCAACCACTGGGCTTACCAAGCGATCCGTTCCTTATCGGAGAAGCATGTAATTAACGGAATGACGGATACCACATTTGTTCCGTCGGCTAAGGTTACACGCGCCCAGTTCGCCGCGCTGCTGGCTAGAGCGCTCCATTTGCAGAGTACGGGCCAAGCCCCATTCCAAGATGTAAAGGCGGGGGCCTGGTATTCATCCGGCGTTGCTGCAGCTTATGAAGCCGGAATTATTACCGGACGCGGCGCCGGCAAGTTCGCGCCAAGCGAAGCCATTACACGGCAGGAAATGGCGGTCATGCTGGCCAAAGCATTCGAGCGGGCGGGCGGCGGCGATACGGCGAACGGCCAGAGCCTGACGTTCCGGGATCGCGGGCATATTGCGGCATGGGCGCTCCCGGCCGTGCAATCCGTTATCGGTACTGGACTCATGGCCGGACAGGCGGACGGACACTTTGCTCCGGTACAGACGGCTACCCGCGCGGAAGCGGCCCAGGCTATCGCCAATCTGTTGAACAAGTCAGTCCAATGA
- a CDS encoding carbohydrate ABC transporter permease, giving the protein MRKNTNWLATALIALGSILILFPLYMTVGIALKNPEEMAQSIFSLPTGLHFENFSNAIKATDFFHALQNSAVITIVSVGFILLTNSLVSYAIARNMNRRFFKLLYLYFVSAMFIPFQIIMLPVVKVTTDLGMNNIPGLILLYIVYGLPFNVFVYVGYIRSIPLELEEAATVDGTSTWGTFWKIIFPLLGPISATIIILSSLSTWNDFLLPLILLADPSQYTLPLVQYVFQGQFSTDFNLAFASYLLALLPMVVVYLSAQKWIISGITQGAIK; this is encoded by the coding sequence ATGAGAAAAAATACAAACTGGTTGGCGACCGCCCTCATTGCGCTCGGTTCGATCCTCATTCTGTTCCCGCTGTACATGACGGTCGGCATCGCGCTCAAGAATCCCGAAGAAATGGCACAGTCTATTTTCTCGCTGCCGACCGGGCTGCATTTTGAGAATTTCAGCAACGCCATAAAAGCGACTGATTTCTTCCATGCCCTTCAGAACAGCGCAGTCATCACCATTGTTTCGGTTGGATTTATCCTGCTGACCAATTCGCTCGTCTCCTATGCCATAGCAAGAAATATGAACCGGAGATTCTTCAAGCTTCTGTATCTGTATTTTGTCAGCGCCATGTTCATTCCCTTTCAGATCATCATGCTGCCTGTGGTCAAGGTAACAACCGATCTCGGCATGAACAATATTCCCGGTCTCATTCTCCTGTACATCGTATACGGTCTTCCGTTCAACGTGTTCGTCTATGTCGGATATATCCGTTCCATTCCGCTTGAGCTGGAAGAAGCCGCCACGGTGGACGGCACATCGACCTGGGGAACCTTCTGGAAGATTATTTTCCCGCTGCTCGGACCGATCAGCGCAACGATCATTATTCTGTCCAGCTTGTCGACCTGGAACGACTTCCTGCTCCCGCTCATTCTGCTGGCCGATCCGAGCCAATACACGCTGCCGCTTGTGCAGTACGTGTTCCAAGGGCAATTCAGCACTGACTTCAATCTGGCTTTCGCCTCTTACCTGCTGGCGCTGCTGCCGATGGTTGTTGTCTATCTGTCCGCGCAAAAATGGATCATCAGCGGTATTACGCAGGGTGCAATCAAATAA
- a CDS encoding carbohydrate ABC transporter permease has protein sequence MAKRRIAYYLMTIPALFLFFAFHTFPALQGIFYSFTNWDGFSDGYSFVGLKNFINVFKDENVYNAYFFTFKYAIAATILINVISLLIALGLNAKIKAKNFFRSVYFLPNVLGVLIVGYIFNYLFSNAFTIWGAKLGSDFLSQNILGNPDWAWVGIVIVGVWQGIAYNTILYLAGLQTIPADLYEASSLDGASKWREFWSITFPMLASFFTINMVLAMKGGLMIFDQIVALTGGGPGRSTQSIAHLIYTGGFTGGEFAYQSANAVIYFIVIVAISLFQIKVLQRREMDL, from the coding sequence ATGGCTAAACGCCGGATCGCATATTATTTGATGACCATACCCGCGCTGTTCCTGTTTTTTGCTTTTCATACCTTCCCCGCTCTTCAAGGTATTTTCTACTCCTTTACCAACTGGGACGGATTCAGTGACGGGTATAGCTTTGTCGGCTTGAAGAACTTCATCAATGTGTTCAAGGATGAGAACGTGTACAATGCTTACTTCTTCACCTTTAAATACGCCATTGCGGCTACCATTCTTATCAATGTCATCAGTCTCCTGATCGCACTGGGACTGAATGCCAAGATTAAAGCCAAGAATTTCTTCCGCAGTGTGTACTTTCTGCCGAATGTGCTCGGCGTCCTGATTGTCGGCTACATTTTTAACTACTTATTCTCCAATGCCTTTACTATATGGGGCGCAAAGCTTGGAAGCGATTTCCTGTCGCAAAATATTCTCGGCAACCCTGACTGGGCATGGGTGGGTATCGTTATCGTCGGCGTCTGGCAGGGCATCGCTTATAACACTATCCTCTATCTTGCCGGCCTGCAGACGATTCCCGCGGATCTGTATGAAGCCTCCAGTCTGGATGGAGCCAGCAAATGGAGAGAGTTCTGGAGCATTACCTTCCCGATGCTTGCCTCCTTCTTCACCATCAACATGGTTCTGGCCATGAAGGGCGGACTTATGATCTTTGACCAGATCGTCGCTTTGACCGGAGGCGGACCGGGGCGCTCCACCCAGTCGATCGCCCACCTGATCTATACTGGCGGATTTACTGGCGGGGAATTTGCATATCAATCCGCGAATGCCGTCATCTATTTTATCGTTATCGTAGCGATTTCTCTCTTTCAGATTAAAGTACTACAAAGACGGGAGATGGACCTGTAA
- a CDS encoding ABC transporter substrate-binding protein codes for MKKGITTVLAGMLAMSLLGACGNSSSDNSANGGSSSGKVKIEFFQNKAEAKTSFDKLVAKFNEANPNIVVTQVNPPDAETVLKTRAAKKNIPDVVGIGATDTFKSLATGGLFEDLSSDPVVKNIQPAYADMLKNYTANNQLNGVPFAANANGVIYNKAMFAEVGAEVPKTWDEFIAVAEKFKAAGKNAFYITLKDSWTTLPAFNALSSSIVGIDFYGQRQAGSAKFAGTINEVAQKQLQLTEYAQKDIFGKTYNDGNVAFAKGEAAMYLQGVWAIPEIQKANPSIDLGVFVLPATNDPSKNKLVTGVDTLLAVSKTSKHPAEAKKFIEFMLQPESVTQYITEQKAFPTITGVTQDDKAVEGLKEAFTQGNLVDFSDHYIPAAMKIDTLLQEFLQKKDVDAFTSKLDTEWDKVANRK; via the coding sequence ATGAAAAAAGGAATTACAACCGTACTTGCAGGTATGCTCGCTATGTCATTGCTGGGCGCCTGCGGCAACAGTTCCTCGGACAACAGCGCAAACGGCGGCAGCTCCTCGGGCAAAGTTAAAATTGAGTTCTTCCAGAACAAAGCGGAAGCGAAAACCTCCTTCGATAAACTGGTCGCCAAGTTTAATGAAGCCAATCCCAATATCGTCGTTACGCAGGTAAATCCGCCTGACGCAGAAACCGTTCTCAAGACACGCGCCGCGAAGAAGAATATTCCGGATGTTGTCGGCATCGGTGCAACGGATACGTTCAAGAGCCTTGCAACCGGCGGTTTGTTCGAAGATCTCTCCAGTGATCCCGTTGTCAAAAATATTCAGCCGGCCTATGCCGACATGCTGAAGAACTATACCGCCAACAATCAATTGAACGGCGTTCCGTTCGCCGCCAATGCCAACGGTGTTATCTACAACAAAGCCATGTTCGCCGAAGTGGGCGCAGAGGTTCCAAAGACCTGGGATGAGTTCATCGCGGTTGCCGAGAAATTCAAAGCGGCCGGCAAGAACGCATTTTATATAACGCTTAAGGATTCCTGGACGACCCTGCCTGCATTTAATGCGCTGAGCAGCAGCATTGTAGGCATCGACTTCTATGGACAGCGCCAAGCCGGCTCCGCCAAATTCGCGGGCACCATTAATGAAGTCGCACAGAAGCAGCTTCAATTGACCGAATATGCGCAGAAGGATATTTTTGGAAAAACCTACAATGACGGCAACGTGGCTTTCGCCAAGGGTGAAGCGGCTATGTATCTGCAGGGCGTATGGGCAATTCCTGAAATTCAAAAGGCCAACCCTTCGATCGATCTGGGCGTATTCGTGCTTCCCGCAACCAATGATCCGTCCAAGAACAAGCTCGTTACCGGTGTAGATACGCTGCTGGCCGTTTCCAAAACGTCCAAACATCCAGCGGAAGCGAAGAAATTCATCGAGTTCATGCTGCAGCCGGAAAGTGTCACCCAATACATCACCGAGCAAAAAGCGTTCCCGACTATTACGGGTGTAACTCAAGATGACAAAGCCGTTGAAGGCTTGAAAGAGGCCTTTACTCAAGGCAATCTCGTTGACTTCTCCGACCACTACATTCCGGCTGCCATGAAGATCGATACGCTTCTCCAAGAATTCCTGCAAAAGAAAGACGTTGACGCTTTTACAAGCAAGCTGGATACGGAATGGGATAAAGTTGCCAACCGCAAATAA
- a CDS encoding LacI family DNA-binding transcriptional regulator, with translation MNPTIKDVAKMANVSIATVSRVLNNLGGYSDKTKQRVNEAIRELGYQPNAIARGLINKRTQTLGVLFPNVSSSFSSDILQGVEDFAHSRNYSVLVCNTDGEEKRTMKYLQLLREKQVDGIIFSSSMLKDEYYETIKSMKIPVVLISSQSNYPAIPYVTINDRLAACDAVEYLINRGHRKIAMIAGTENDVLTGAPRMDGYLRALRKHRIPIDERYLVHGDFRFESGCKALETLLRTAPDITAIFAASDEMAIGVLSAASRHGLKVPDDLSVIGFDGLQLSNMVVPPLTTVSQPLQEMGKIAAETLIRSIETGETAEGIIVSHSIVERQTVRTLT, from the coding sequence ATGAATCCCACAATTAAAGATGTCGCTAAAATGGCGAACGTTTCCATCGCTACGGTTTCCCGTGTGCTGAACAATTTGGGCGGATATTCCGACAAAACGAAACAAAGGGTTAATGAGGCCATTCGAGAGCTCGGCTACCAGCCTAACGCGATTGCACGCGGCTTAATCAATAAGCGTACGCAGACGCTCGGTGTCCTGTTTCCCAATGTGTCAAGCTCGTTTTCCTCGGATATTCTTCAGGGGGTTGAGGATTTCGCCCACAGCCGAAATTACAGTGTTCTGGTCTGCAACACGGACGGCGAGGAAAAGCGAACGATGAAATACTTGCAGCTTCTGCGGGAAAAGCAGGTTGACGGCATTATTTTTTCCAGCAGCATGCTGAAGGATGAGTACTATGAGACTATCAAAAGCATGAAGATTCCGGTCGTTCTCATCTCTTCGCAGAGCAACTATCCGGCAATTCCTTATGTGACGATCAATGATCGTTTGGCCGCCTGCGATGCGGTGGAGTATCTCATTAACAGAGGGCATCGCAAGATTGCCATGATCGCCGGCACCGAAAACGATGTATTAACCGGGGCTCCTCGCATGGACGGTTATTTGAGAGCGCTTCGGAAACATCGGATCCCTATCGATGAACGGTATCTCGTACACGGTGATTTCAGATTTGAAAGCGGATGCAAAGCTTTGGAAACTTTGCTGCGAACCGCCCCCGATATCACCGCCATATTCGCGGCCAGCGACGAAATGGCGATTGGCGTTCTATCCGCCGCTTCGAGGCACGGGCTTAAGGTTCCCGATGATCTTTCCGTCATTGGATTTGACGGCCTTCAACTGTCTAACATGGTAGTTCCTCCATTGACAACGGTTAGCCAACCGCTTCAAGAGATGGGCAAAATCGCCGCCGAAACACTGATCCGTAGTATCGAAACAGGCGAAACGGCGGAAGGAATCATTGTCTCTCATTCGATTGTAGAAAGACAGACGGTAAGAACGCTTACCTAA
- a CDS encoding LacI family DNA-binding transcriptional regulator, whose product MASIKDVANLAGVAVGTVSRVINNAPAVKPATRDKVMAAIKQLNYVPDEVARNFKMQKSKMVALMLPSIWHPFFSELAYYIEDELDQGGFKLMLCNSGGKPEKELYYFDMLKQNKVAGIVGITYNDIENIVSTDIPIISIDRHFNKQITCVTSDNFEGGRIALRELVKAGVKKPAFLGNVPSVYSETVLRREGFVHEAEALGVPYAVYEEPDPLRDEDKYYSTFLRQHQDIDGVFAITDMTAAKYIEKAKQAGIRVPEDVKVIGYDGIQDHPFFHPLLSTIRQPVEEMARTAVRLLLKKVEGKSLDREVFRIPVTYRAGETT is encoded by the coding sequence ATGGCTAGTATTAAAGATGTCGCGAATTTGGCAGGTGTCGCCGTCGGTACGGTCTCCAGAGTCATTAACAACGCCCCGGCGGTAAAGCCGGCAACCCGGGACAAAGTCATGGCGGCTATCAAGCAATTGAATTATGTGCCGGATGAGGTCGCGCGGAATTTTAAGATGCAGAAGTCCAAGATGGTAGCCCTGATGCTGCCAAGTATTTGGCATCCGTTTTTTTCCGAGCTTGCCTACTATATTGAAGATGAGCTCGACCAGGGCGGATTCAAGCTGATGCTGTGCAACAGCGGGGGCAAGCCCGAGAAGGAATTGTATTACTTCGATATGCTGAAGCAGAACAAGGTGGCGGGAATTGTCGGGATTACCTACAACGATATTGAGAACATCGTAAGCACGGATATCCCGATCATCAGCATCGACCGGCATTTCAACAAGCAGATTACCTGCGTGACCTCAGACAATTTCGAGGGAGGAAGAATCGCGCTCAGAGAGCTGGTCAAGGCCGGTGTGAAGAAGCCCGCATTCCTTGGCAATGTGCCTTCCGTATACAGCGAGACCGTACTTCGAAGGGAAGGCTTCGTGCATGAAGCGGAGGCCCTTGGCGTTCCCTACGCCGTATACGAAGAACCCGATCCGCTTCGGGATGAGGATAAATATTACAGCACGTTCCTGCGGCAGCATCAAGATATTGACGGCGTATTCGCCATCACGGATATGACTGCGGCCAAATATATCGAGAAAGCCAAGCAGGCTGGGATTCGCGTTCCGGAGGATGTGAAGGTAATCGGCTACGATGGCATCCAGGACCATCCCTTTTTCCATCCTCTGCTATCCACGATCCGTCAGCCTGTGGAAGAGATGGCGAGAACGGCAGTAAGGCTGCTGCTTAAGAAAGTGGAAGGGAAAAGCTTGGACCGTGAAGTCTTCCGTATCCCTGTAACCTATAGAGCGGGAGAGACGACCTGA